From Drosophila suzukii chromosome 2R, CBGP_Dsuzu_IsoJpt1.0, whole genome shotgun sequence, a single genomic window includes:
- the LOC108009812 gene encoding lipase 3 yields the protein MERGWVFDIGLVILLVICGTVLIGGQSSPLIDSVCQAVQRQQLECQVHRVETADGYLLSVHRIPAPRNPRCPQHLRPFLLMHGLLGSAGDFVAGGRGRSLALELHARCFDVWLGNARGTTHSRGHRTLPTSDARFWQFSWHEIGIYDLPAIVDYVLARTHRRQVHYVGHSQGTTVLLVLLSQRPEYNARLANAALMAPVAFLQHLSSPPLRLLASDSAGVTLLLNKLGLHELLPATALTQVGSQFFCTASRPTYALCTLFTSLYVGFSDYPLDRNILPRILENTPAGISRGQLQHFGQLINSGKFQQYDYRSPSLNALRYGQDTPPSYQLVNVRLQLQIFHGSRDALSSRADVQRLVSELRNSISQLYQVPGYNHIDFLFATSATQMVYQRIIQQAWQLDATLQGS from the exons ATGGAACGTGGCTGGGTCTTCGATATAGGGCTGGTGATACTGCTAGTGATTTGTGGCACTGTCTTGATCGGAGGTCAGAGTTCGCCGCTTATAGACTCGGTTTGCCAGGCGGTACAGAGGCAGCAGCTCGAATGTCAAGTGCATCGCGTGGAGACCGCCGATGGATATCTGCTGAGTGTGCACAGAATTCCCGCCCCCCGGAATCCCAGGTGTCCCCAGCATCTGCGCCCCTTTCTCCTGATGCACGGCCTCCTTGGCTCCGCCGGCGATTTTGTGGCGGGCGGCAGGGGAAGATCCCTGGCTCTGGAGCTGCATGCCCGCTGTTTTGATGTCTGGCTGGGAAATGCCAGGGGCACCACCCACTCCCGCGGCCACCGCACTCTGCCCACGAGCGACGCCCGCTTCTGGCAGTTCAGCTGGCACGAGATTGGCATCTACGACCTGCCCGCCATCGTGGATTACGTGCTGGCAAGGACGCATCGCCGGCAGGTGCACTACGTCGGCCACTCGCAGGGCACCACTGTGCTCCTGGTCCTGCTGTCTCAGCGCCCGGAGTACAATGCGCGGCTCGCCAATGCGGCTCTGATGGCTCCGGTGGCCTTTCTCCAGCACCTGAGCAGTCCGCCACTGCGATTGCTGGCCAGTGACAGTGCCGGGGTCACG CTGCTGCTGAACAAACTTGGCCTCCACGAACTGCTGCCGGCGACGGCGCTGACCCAGGTGGGCAGCCAGTTCTTCTGCACCGCCTCCCGACCCACCTACGCCCTCTGCACCCTCTTCACCTCCCTCTACGTGGGCTTCAGCGACTATCCATTGGATCGT AACATCTTGCCGCGCATTCTGGAGAACACGCCGGCGGGAATTTCGCGGGGCCAACTGCAGCACTTCGGACAGCTCATCAATAGCG GCAAATTCCAGCAGTACGACTACCGCTCCCCGAGTCTGAATGCGCTGCGATATGGTCAGGACACGCCACCCTCGTATCAGTTGGTTAATGTTCGCCTCCAGCTGCAGATCTTCCATGGCAGCCGGGACGCGCTGTCCAGCCGGGCGGATGTGCAGCGCCTGGTCAGTGAGCTGCGGAACAGCATCAGTCAGTTGTACCAAGTACCCGGCTATAATCACATTGACTTCCTGTTCGCCACCTCAGCGACCCAAATGGTCTACCAACGAATAATTCAACAGGCATGGCAGTTGGACGCAACGCTCCAAGGCAGCTGA